A stretch of the Vicia villosa cultivar HV-30 ecotype Madison, WI unplaced genomic scaffold, Vvil1.0 ctg.000799F_1_1, whole genome shotgun sequence genome encodes the following:
- the LOC131631284 gene encoding cold-regulated 413 plasma membrane protein 1-like translates to MWNKMNFQDEAAQLINSDFRDLGEAAHKLADHILKLGGLGFGASFFGFFAAVAAIYLLVLDRTNWKTNILTSLLIPYIFFSLPQLVFGIVRGEIGKWIALVTVVLRLFIPKHYSEWMDLPGALVLLVVVAPNVIATTFRENIVGVIVCLVIACYLLQEHIRASGGFKNSFTRANGVSNSVGIILLLVYPIWALIVIIF, encoded by the exons ATGTGGAACAAGATGAATTTTCAAGATGAAGCAGCTCAGTTGATCAACTCAGATTTCAGAGACTTGGGTGAAGCTGCTCATAAACTCGCTGATCATATTCTTAAACTCGGTGGTTTGGGATTTGGAGCATCTTTCTTCGGATTCTTTGCTGCTGTTGCTGCTAT TTACTTGTTGGTTTTGGATCGCACAAACTGGAAGACCAACATTCTCACATCACTGCTCATTCCATACATTTTCTTCAGTTTGCCGCAGCTAGTTTTCGGTATCGTCAG GGGAGAGATTGGAAAATGGATTGCTTTAGTTACTGTTGTGTTAAGGCTTTTTATCCCAAAACATTACTCTG AATGGATGGATTTACCTGGTGCTTTGGTGCTTTTGGTTGTTGTAGCTCCAAATGTAATTGCAACCACCTTCAGAGAAAACATTGTGGGAGTGATTGTGTGTCTTGTCATTGCATGTTATTTACTACAGGAACATATTCGTGCATCCGGTGGTTTCAAAAACTCCTTCACTAGAGCAAATGGCGTGTCGAACTCCGTTGGTATAATACTTCTGTTGGTTTACCCCATCTGGGCGCTTATCGTTATCATTTTTTAG
- the LOC131631283 gene encoding probable CoA ligase CCL6, with amino-acid sequence MVDVYTLKVEEARSATHEKTSAGPVYRCIYAKDGLLELPSHFQSPWDFFRESAARYPRKPMLGRRQKSDSKVGPYEWITFEEAYDASIRIGSAMKSRGVNPGDRCGIYGSNCPEWIIAMEACNSYAVTYVPLYDTLGPNAVEFIINHAEVSIAFVQQSKIPSVLSCLDRCTSLKTIVSFGDVSITQKKEAEELGVSCFTWEEFLQSGNRDLDLPLKNKTDICTIMYTSGTTGEPKGVIIKNEAFMTQVLSIDQLLSLTDKGAAEDDVYFSFLPLAHVYDQIMVTYCIHKGSSVGFWQGDIRFLMEDIQTLKPTIFCGVPRVYDRVYAGINSKISSEGSLKKTLFQYAYNYKLGYLNSGLPQDKASPWFDRLVFDKIKQALGGRVRILLSGAAPLSKHVEEFLRVTFGSTLAQGYGLTESCAGCFTSISNVFSMVGTVGVPMPTIEARLESVPEMGYDALSSQPRGEICLRGNTLFSGYHKRQDLTEEVMVDGWFHTGDIGEWLPNGAMKIIDRKKNIFKLSQGEYVAVESIENKYSQCPLITSVWVYGNSFESFLVAVVVPERQALENWAVKHNLSEDYKSLCGNLKARKFILDELNSIGQKHQFRGFELIKAVFLEPIPFDVERDLVTPTFKLKRPQLLKHYKDCIDQLYKEAKGAMV; translated from the exons ATGGTGGATGTATACACTTTGAAGGTAGAAGAAGCAAGATCTGCAACTCATGAAAAAACATCAGCAGGTCCTGTGTACAGATGCATCTATGCTAAAGATGGTTTGTTGGAGTTACCTTCTCATTTTCAATCTCCATGGGACTTTTTCAG GGAGTCTGCTGCAAGGTACCCCAGGAAACCAATGCTGGGTCGGCGTCAAAAATCCGATTCAAAG GTTGGTCcctatgaatggatcacatttgAAGAGGCTTATGATGCTTCCATCCGAATTGGTTCCGCCATGAAGAGCCGTGGTGTCAATCCT GGTGATCGTTGTGGCATATACGGATCCAATTGTCCTGAGTGGATAATTGCAATGGAG GCTTGTAACAGCTATGCAGTAACTTATGTCCCATTATACGACActcttg GTCCTAATGCTGTGGAGTTTATCATTAACCATGCTGAAGTTTCAATAGCATTTGTACAGCAAAGCAAGATCCCGTCT GTTTTGTCATGTCTTGATCGGTGTACAAGTCTTAAAA CTATTGTGAGTTTTGGTGATGTTTCAATCACACAAAAGAAAGAAGCCGAGGAACTTGGTGTATCCTGCTTCACATGGGAAGAGTTTCTTCAATCG GGAAATCGAGATTTGGATCTACCGTTAAAAAATAAGACTGACATCTGCACAATCATGTACACAAGCGGAACAACAGGTGAACCAAAAGGTGTCATTATTAAGAACGAGGCTTTCATGACTCAAGTGCTGTCTATTGACCAACTACTTTCGTTAACAGACAAAGGC GCAGCTGAAGACGATGTGTACTTCTCTTTTCTTCCTCTTGCTCATGTATATGACCAGATAATGGTGACCTATTGCATCCACAAGGGTTCATCAGTTGGATTTTGGCAGGGC GATATCAGATTCTTAATGGAAGATATTCAGACACTGAAACCAACTATATTTTGTGGCGTTCCTCGAGTTTATGACCGTGTTTACGCTG GTATCAATAGCAAAATTTCATCGGAAGGATCACTGAAAAAGACATTGTTTCAGTATGCATATAACTA CAAATTGGGATATCTAAATAGTGGTCTTCCACAAGACAAAGCATCACCGTGGTTCGATAGGCTTGTGTTTGACAAG ATAAAACAAGCATTGGGTGGACGAGTTCGAATCTTGTTATCAGGAGCTGCTCCTTTGTCTAAGCACGTTGAAGAGTTTTTGAGGGTCACTTTTGGATCTACCTTGGCACAAGGATATG GTCTCACTGAAAGCTGTGCGGGGTGTTTCACTTCAATATCCAATGTATTTTCTATGGTGGGAACGGTCGGAGTTCCCATGCCAACGATTGAAGCCAGGCTTGAGTCCGTGCCTGAGATGGGATATGATGCACTTTCCAGTCAGCCCCGTGGAGAAATTTGCTTGAGAGGGAATACCTTGTTTTCCGGTTACCACAAGCGTCAAGATCTTACTGAAGAGGTTATGGTTGATGGTTGGTTTCATACAG GTGACATTGGAGAATGGCTGCCAAATGGAGCCATGAAAATTATTGACAGAAAAAAGAACATCTTCAAATTGTCTCAAGGAGAATACGTTGCTGTCGAGAGTATCGAAAACAAGTATTCGCAGTGCCCTCTTATAACTTCG GTTTGGGTTTATGGAAATAGTTTCGAATCTTTCTTGGTGGCCGTCGTTGTTCCGGAAAGACAAGCCCTTGAGAATTGGGCAGTGAAGCATAATTTGTCTGAAGATTATAAATCACTATGTGGAAATCTAAAGgcaagaaaattcattttggATGAACTCAACAGCATTGGTCAGAAACATCAA TTTCGAGGTTTTGAGCTGATAAAAGCAGTTTTTCTGGAACCAATTCCCTTCGATGTGGAGAGAGATCTAGTAACTCCAACATTTAAATTGAAGAGACCACAATTACTAAAGCACTATAAG GATTGTATTGATCAACTATACAAGGAAGCAAAGGGAGCAATGGTGTGA